One segment of Pyrococcus sp. ST04 DNA contains the following:
- a CDS encoding DUF4350 domain-containing protein — translation MRRALYITLMIFGIMIIIMPISLPVFTTTSDFSVFNPSWIGVSQFGKMLFAGGKVYPVLVPFNSFNLREKEGTLIIIAPDLSYSSFEIEEIKEFVRGGNTLILMDDFGTGNEILEGLNLSVRFSRKMPVDIFYMKDYHFPVVVKINDERLSAGVRGILLNVPSVIEYPNGTALTSSVSMLGRNFKEYPILVTLKYGNGNIVLFSDPSVFTNEMIKYNRRFVENFIKAYVKYPVYIDEAHHSNFNLVQMGTVVIRRNVNKITIFYIIASISFLALFIESGLAYKILAKALSLVFGWLFKKEKEDIRSIVGRLKKEGYDENVLLRIINGIEKARRLGGGYGRKEVS, via the coding sequence ATGAGAAGGGCCTTGTATATTACACTAATGATATTTGGAATTATGATAATTATAATGCCCATCTCCTTACCCGTATTCACAACGACATCCGATTTTAGCGTTTTCAATCCATCTTGGATTGGAGTCTCTCAGTTTGGTAAGATGCTCTTTGCTGGGGGGAAGGTTTACCCAGTATTAGTACCTTTTAATTCCTTCAACCTAAGGGAGAAGGAGGGAACTCTGATAATCATTGCCCCAGATCTCAGTTATTCTTCATTTGAAATTGAGGAAATTAAGGAGTTCGTTAGGGGGGGAAATACACTGATTCTTATGGATGACTTTGGAACGGGAAATGAAATCCTCGAGGGGCTAAACCTCAGCGTGAGGTTTTCTAGGAAAATGCCGGTTGATATCTTCTATATGAAGGACTATCACTTCCCCGTTGTCGTGAAGATAAATGATGAGAGGTTATCTGCTGGAGTTAGGGGTATACTTCTGAACGTTCCTTCCGTAATAGAATATCCCAATGGAACAGCATTAACTAGCTCTGTATCTATGCTGGGAAGAAACTTTAAGGAGTACCCAATTCTCGTGACGTTGAAGTATGGAAATGGTAATATCGTGTTATTCTCAGATCCAAGCGTCTTTACAAATGAGATGATAAAATACAACAGAAGGTTTGTTGAGAACTTCATAAAGGCATATGTTAAGTATCCCGTTTATATAGATGAGGCTCACCACTCAAACTTTAATCTTGTCCAGATGGGAACCGTAGTGATAAGGAGGAACGTTAACAAGATAACAATATTTTATATTATAGCTTCGATATCTTTTCTAGCCCTTTTCATAGAGTCTGGTTTGGCATATAAAATCCTTGCAAAAGCTTTATCACTGGTATTTGGATGGCTCTTTAAGAAGGAAAAGGAAGATATTAGGAGTATAGTTGGGAGACTTAAGAAGGAGGGCTATGACGAAAATGTGCTCCTTAGAATAATCAATGGAATAGAGAAAGCCAGAAGGTTGGGTGGTGGATATGGACGGAAAGAAGTTTCTTAA
- a CDS encoding MoxR family ATPase, with translation MDGKKFLNMLKREIHKAVVGKDDVIELLAVALLAEGHVIIEGIPGVAKTTIAKSFAQVLGLKFSRIQLTPDLLPADILGTVYYDQVEGVWKIKKGPIFANIVLADEINRAQPKTQSALLEAMQEVQVTIEGKTFQLERPFLVIATKNPLEFEGVYNLPEAQIDRFLLEIKIGYPSEDEEIEMLKRKDRGEFSEVKRIFSREQILALIKSVKKVKTSEEVIKYLHSIIKETRIDDRLLIGASPRAAEHLLYAAKAKAFLEGRDYVIPDDVKQLAIPVLAHRLIVKPEYEVEGVKGESVVKDIIEKVEVPI, from the coding sequence ATGGACGGAAAGAAGTTTCTTAATATGCTAAAGAGGGAAATTCATAAGGCCGTCGTTGGAAAGGATGATGTTATAGAACTCTTGGCGGTTGCTTTACTTGCTGAAGGTCACGTTATAATAGAGGGAATCCCTGGGGTAGCAAAGACAACAATAGCCAAGAGTTTTGCTCAAGTTCTGGGCCTTAAATTTTCTAGAATCCAACTAACTCCCGACTTACTACCAGCTGATATTCTTGGAACAGTATACTATGACCAAGTCGAAGGGGTTTGGAAGATCAAGAAGGGGCCAATATTTGCGAACATAGTTCTTGCCGATGAGATTAACAGAGCCCAGCCCAAGACCCAGTCCGCGCTATTAGAGGCAATGCAGGAGGTTCAGGTAACGATTGAGGGAAAGACATTTCAGCTCGAAAGGCCTTTCCTTGTAATAGCAACTAAGAATCCCTTAGAGTTTGAAGGTGTTTACAATCTTCCAGAGGCTCAGATAGATAGATTCCTTCTTGAGATAAAGATAGGGTATCCTAGTGAGGATGAGGAAATCGAGATGCTGAAGAGGAAGGATAGGGGAGAGTTCTCTGAAGTTAAGAGAATATTTTCCAGGGAGCAGATACTGGCACTAATAAAGAGTGTAAAAAAAGTTAAAACGAGTGAAGAAGTTATCAAGTATCTCCACTCCATAATAAAGGAGACGAGAATAGACGATAGGCTTTTAATAGGAGCTTCCCCGAGAGCAGCAGAACACCTCCTATATGCGGCAAAGGCAAAGGCCTTTCTTGAAGGTAGGGATTACGTCATTCCTGACGACGTAAAACAACTAGCAATCCCCGTTTTGGCTCATAGACTTATAGTTAAGCCCGAATATGAGGTGGAAGGTGTAAAGGGAGAGAGCGTTGTCAAGGATATCATTGAAAAAGTTGAGGTGCCGATATGA